GACAGGCGGACCTTCTGGAAATGCTGAAAAAGTATGTTCTTAATGATGCTGCAGAAACAGAAAATGCACTAAAAACAGAAAATTATCTCGATCTCAGTCTCTTAAATGAGCAAACAGGTGATGATCCGGATTTTAAGGAGATGTTTCTGAATTTAGTTATTACCGAAATTAATCAGGCAGAGAACAATATAAAATCAGCTGTTGAAGAAAGAAATGCTGATGAGCTTGAAAAAATACTTCATAAACTCAAAGGTACTGCCGGAACTGCCGGATTGATTAAGCTTGCAGAAACTGTTTTACATTGGGAAGGTAAAGCAGATCAAAACATGGATTTTACTTCCATGCAACAGGAAGTTATTCATCAAATATCAATTGGATTAAATATAATAAAAGCATTAGTAAAATAAATTTACCGCAAGCTTGAAATTGTATCTGGAAACAGGCAAAGGTGCACCTTTTCTGAATCAACAAACAGTCATTAACGGAAGTGGTATCATAGGCGATTAAGCGTTATATCTACAATATCCTTTTCAATCGCACAAAACCTAACAGAAAAGATTTATAAAAGAAAAATGGCTACTTTTTGTAGCCATTTTTTATAATTCTTACGATATTTCTATCATTCTTGGAGGTTTTTGTTTCGCATTTTCCTTTTTAGGGATTGAAAGCGTCAAAAGCCCGTTTTCATATTTCGCATTGATGTTATCCTGGTCAACAACATCTTTCGGAAGCTCGAAACTTCGTTGGAAGGACTGATAACTGAATTCTCTTCGTGTAAAGTTATCATCTTTTGATTCCCTGCTGTCCTGTTTTAAAGATGAAATGGTCAGCATGTTTCCATCCAGCTTGATCTCAAAATCACTCTTATCCATTCCTGGAGCCGCAACCTGCACTTCAAAAACATCTGCATTTTCTTTGATGTTGACTGATGGTACAGTTGTGCTGGTTGATGAATAATGGTTATTGCCCCAGTTAAAAAGTTCACGATTAAAAAAATCATCAAAGATGTTTGATAATCCTAAATTATTGCTCATATTTCTCTTCATCAGATTATTCATAGCAATTTCCTTTTAATTAAAGTTCAACAATCATTTAATAACACGTCAGCTGGCCAGCTGTAACAAGAAAAATACAAAAAAAATGCCAGTCAGTACCGTATGATTTTTTTTCAGAATGGCTGTCAATTTTTCATAATTTCTGACAAAAATTCAGACATGTTTCTGCTTCACGGTGAGGTCCCGTTACGTTCTGTTTTCGTCAAGCTGTCTGTCTGGCCCTTACTGAAAAAAGTCCCAAAACTGATCCATATTGTAGAGAATAATAAAGATAAGCAGGTGATAGCCAATCCAGCCTTGTAAAGGTCATATCCCACCATATTACTTTTATAAGCGATAGAAAGTGCCAGAATTCCAAATTCCCCGGTCTGGGAGAGTAATGCTCCTCCATAGAAGCTGTCTTTCCATTTGAAATTTAATATCCGGAAGAAAATAGCCGACATAATGCTGTTACTCACCAATACCACTAAGGTACCTATAGCGATAAGCTTATAATTGGATAAAAGATAATGAATATCCATTCGCAGACCAATGGAAACAAAAAATAGGGAGACAAAAAAAACCTTGAAGGGTAGCAGAGCGTGCTCAAGCCAATGGAATGCTTTCATTTTACCTACCAGTACCCCGGCAATAAAACTGCCCAGCGCAGCGCTGAATCCTACAGCCTCTGCAACAAGCCCAAATCCAAGGCAGATGAAAAGACCGGAAAAAACCTGGAGGTCATGGTCGTTTTCCAGGAATGCACTTGACAGCTTAATTTCACTGATATGCCTGATCTTCCGGAAGATTAAAAAGATGGCAGCGCATATGGCTAATGGCAGCACAACGTTTAAAAGGCTGAGATTATAGCCATTCCAGAATTTCAATACTGTCAAAGCGGGTGCCAGGAGAAGGTCCTGTAACAGCAAAATATTGAGGATCACAATGCCGAAGGAAGTATGTAACGTTCCGTGCTTCTTTAAAAAATCGACGACTACAGCAGTACTGTTAAACGTAAAAAGCAGCGCAATGAGCAGCACACTTTTATTATCCAGATGAAGTATATTACCAATAAGATGAGCGAATATAAAACTCAGAATTATTTTAAGTCCCTGGGCTAATATAGGTTTGATAATCAGGCTTTTTTTATTAGGAATATTAATTTCCATGCCTATAAAAAACATCAGTAGTAATATCCCTATTTCACCGATTACTTCTATATCTTCGGCTTTGCTGAAAAGCTGTACCCCGGAAGGTCCCAATACTATCCCGGCAATTATATAGGCAATAAGGTAAGGCTGATTTAGTTTTTTAAGCAAAAACATCAGTCCCAGAATAGTCATACACAAAATACTTA
The Chryseobacterium sp. W4I1 DNA segment above includes these coding regions:
- a CDS encoding cation:proton antiporter, which produces MTILGLMFLLKKLNQPYLIAYIIAGIVLGPSGVQLFSKAEDIEVIGEIGILLLMFFIGMEINIPNKKSLIIKPILAQGLKIILSFIFAHLIGNILHLDNKSVLLIALLFTFNSTAVVVDFLKKHGTLHTSFGIVILNILLLQDLLLAPALTVLKFWNGYNLSLLNVVLPLAICAAIFLIFRKIRHISEIKLSSAFLENDHDLQVFSGLFICLGFGLVAEAVGFSAALGSFIAGVLVGKMKAFHWLEHALLPFKVFFVSLFFVSIGLRMDIHYLLSNYKLIAIGTLVVLVSNSIMSAIFFRILNFKWKDSFYGGALLSQTGEFGILALSIAYKSNMVGYDLYKAGLAITCLSLLFSTIWISFGTFFSKGQTDSLTKTERNGTSP
- a CDS encoding Hsp20/alpha crystallin family protein encodes the protein MNNLMKRNMSNNLGLSNIFDDFFNRELFNWGNNHYSSTSTTVPSVNIKENADVFEVQVAAPGMDKSDFEIKLDGNMLTISSLKQDSRESKDDNFTRREFSYQSFQRSFELPKDVVDQDNINAKYENGLLTLSIPKKENAKQKPPRMIEIS